The genomic stretch ATCCGGCGCGTCGCCGCCTTGGGCTTGGTTTTCCACAGCGCCCTTGCGGTCGGTCGCGCCATCGTGCCGGACTGGCCGATCGTCGCGCCGGAGAGCCACGCCGCACCGCCATCGTCCGCGTCGGTGCTCACCGCGGTCTTGGCCGAGTTGAGCAGACCGAAGTCGAGCACCACCGCCGGGGTGACGTTCGTGTCGATGTCGTCCGACTCGAAGACGGCGTCGACCGGGACGTGATCCTCGGGCAGCTCGCCGAATTCCAGGATGTCGTTGACCGCATGCGTCGCGGGCAGCACGACTTCCATCCGCACGGACACGATTTCCGAGCCCTTCGCGATGGGCATCGGCTTGACGCCCTTGGCGTAGTCCGATTTGTGGTTTGCCATGATGTGTCTCCTTCAGAAAAGTGGATGTTCCGGGGCTGGCCCGTAGCGGCACCAGCCCCTGTGCGCCTTCAGTTGCCGGATTAGCCCGGATCCTTGGCGTAGCTGTCGAGCGCGATCACGCCGAAGTCACGCGAAGTGCCCTCGATCGTGAACGCGGTCTTCTTCACGCCGCAAATCGTGCCGGTGTCGATCACCGCCTGATTGCCGCGGTCCTGGGTTTCCTCGTGCCAGTCGAAGCGCAGGCCCGTGCCAGGGGAGCCGAAGGCCATCACCGCGGCCTGGCGACCGAGGAAGAGCGCCCGCGCGGCATCGAGGTTCGAGCCCGAGCCGTAGTCGTTGAAGCGGATCACCCCTTTGTGCTTGTGCAGCACGACATCGTTGTACATGCCGAGCGAGCCACGGAAGATCGGGTTGTTGCGCCCCTCGGCACCCGCCGCAGCCTTCTGGATGTCGAGCCACTGGCCGGTGCTCGTCGACGTGCGCACGTCGAACTCCTGCCACGGGTGCAGCACGCAGATGAAGTGCTCGCTGCCGTCGATCTCGCACGGTTGCAGCGACGGAATCGCTTCCGTGCCACCGCCCATCACATCGGCCCTCGCCACCGCGCGGTCGATCAGCTTCAGATCGAACTTGTCGGTGTTGGCGAGCGTCGCCTTCGAGGTCGCCGCCCCGGCGTACAGGATGTGCTTGGAATCCGGTGCGACGAAGGCGTTGCCGGCAAAGCCGGTGTACGACGTCGGATAGATGAAGTCCGGGTTGATGCCGCGCGCACCCGACAGGTACATGAAGATGAGCTCGTCGAAGATCCGCGCCCACCACTCCGACTGCCGCACCCGGGCGATCTTGCGCAGATCGTGGATGGTGCGCTTGCGCGTCATCCGGCCGCCGGTGTTGACCCCGCCGCGCATCTGGTCGATGTACAGCGAGTCGGTGTAGAACTTGAGGTCCTCCTCTTTGTTCTCCAGCGTGTTGTCGCCCTCGATGGGCTGCATCTTGAGCTGCATCACCAGGTCGTAGCTGATCTTCTCGCCTGCGTCGTTCTCCAGATGCGGCAGCATCTGGATGGGCGTCTGGGCTTCCTCGCCCTTGCCCATGAACTTTTTCGACCAGTACGACTTCCGTCCGACGTCGACCGCCAGGAAGACGGAATACTTCTGAACTGCTTTGGGGTCGTTCAGACCCACGATCGTTTTCATGAAGTGCTCCTGTTGAACACAGGCGCACTTCCTGCGCGCCTACCCTTTGAACCCGCCGAAGCGGGATGCCACCCTACGCGGTAGCGATGCCCTTGCGGGCCTGCGCCGCCCCGGAGGGGTAAGGCGTGACCTTGTTGATCGGAACCTCCTTGGCTGCGTTGAAGCCGAGCTTAGCCATGCGGCCGCTCTTCTCGAGCAACGTGACGACGACGCGCCCCCGGTCGATCGTCACCGACTCGCCGACCTTGACGTCGATCGAGAACGAGCGCCGCGCATCCATCTACGAGTTCGCGCGCGCCCAGCGCTCTTGCCACTCGGCGGACTTGCCGGCGATGTAGGCCTCAAGCGCCATCGAGTCCCCGGATTCGAGGAGCGAATTCGCCTCGGCGAATTCGCCTTCGCCGTCGCGCCCGATGTCCACCGCCCCCGCCGCCGGCAGGCCGCCCAGCGTCTTCGGCAGCTTGTCCACCGGCGGCTGCCTGCGGCTCGCCACCGCCTTCGTCTTCGCCTCGGGCGCGGCCTTCGCGGACTTGCCCTCCAAGTTGAACGCCGCCTTCACCCGCTTGTGAGCCTCGGCGAGGAACCACTCGCCCGACTTGTCGGCGTTCGCCTCGTCGGCGGCAAGCGCCTTCACCTCCGCGTCGAGTGCGCCGTTGAGCACGCGCGATGTCCGCACCTTCGCCTCTGCGGCCTTGATCGCCTCCGCATCGCCCGCCTTCTTCGCTGCCTCCAAGGCGGCCTCGTGCAGCGCGACCCGATAGTCGATGCCCTCGTGCTTCGCCGCCTCGCGCATGAAGCGGCTCACCTCCCATCGCCAGCGCTGCTCGGCAGCCTGCTCGGCTTGCTCCGCGGCGATCTCGGCCTTGGTCTTCTGCGCGTCGAGCTCGCGCCGCTCCTTGTCGATCGCCCGGTGCTCCCGCAGCATGTCCTCGAGCTCAATCTCCCCGGACTTGAACTTGGCCGTCACCTCGTCATACTTCTTGTCGAGATCGGCCATCCGCTGCTCGTAGTTTTCCGGCGGCGGGACCTTGTAGGCGGGCACGAACGGCTCGTCGTCGTCCTCTTCCACGCTGTCGTCGCTTGCCGCGGCCTGCGCGTCGTCCCGGGCCTTCCCGTCGGCCTTCGCCTTGGCGGCCTCGTCGGCGTCCGCCTTCTTCGCCGGTTCCGCACCGGCCTCGGCTTTGGTTTCCGGCTCCTCCTCGGTTTCTTCGGCCTCGGCTGATGCCTTTGCTCCGGCATCGCCGTCGCTTTCGCCCTCGCCCACGATCTCCTTGAGGATGTCCGCGTCGTCCTCGCCATCGAGCACGGCAAGCTCCTCGGCTGAGAGCCCCGCGCGTTCCTCGTCGGTGAACTTCTCCGTCATCTGCTCTCCTTTCTGGCCACTTCCTGCGGCCGTTATGGGATCAGTACTTCAGCGGCTCCTGCGCGGACACCTTGGCCAGCTCTTCGAGCTTCTCCTTGGCAAGCTCCTGCGCCGCCTTCAGCCGCTTCGGATCTTTGCGGATCTCGCAGGCGCGCTGCAGGGTCCGCAAATCGTCCTCGGCCTGCCACCTCGCATCGCTGAACGGGCTCATGCCCTTGATTCTCTTCGCCATACGTCGGTCTCCTATGCGTTTATGCGTTCGCCGGGACGACCTGCCGTACCAGATCGGCCAGCTCTTTCACCTGCGCTCCCAAGTCAGAGATCGCCTGCAGGCTCTGCTGCTGCGTCGCGATGGCCTTCGCCAGATGCTCGGCGGCGGTGGCCCGCGCGTTCTCCGATTCGGCCAGCAGCTTTTCGGCACGCGCGGCCTGCTCGCGCAGTGCCAGTTCGAGCCCCTGCCGCTGCATCTGCGCGAGTTCCTGCCGGCGCTGCAGCTCGGCCTGATGTGCCG from Burkholderiales bacterium encodes the following:
- a CDS encoding N4-gp56 family major capsid protein, whose amino-acid sequence is MKTIVGLNDPKAVQKYSVFLAVDVGRKSYWSKKFMGKGEEAQTPIQMLPHLENDAGEKISYDLVMQLKMQPIEGDNTLENKEEDLKFYTDSLYIDQMRGGVNTGGRMTRKRTIHDLRKIARVRQSEWWARIFDELIFMYLSGARGINPDFIYPTSYTGFAGNAFVAPDSKHILYAGAATSKATLANTDKFDLKLIDRAVARADVMGGGTEAIPSLQPCEIDGSEHFICVLHPWQEFDVRTSTSTGQWLDIQKAAAGAEGRNNPIFRGSLGMYNDVVLHKHKGVIRFNDYGSGSNLDAARALFLGRQAAVMAFGSPGTGLRFDWHEETQDRGNQAVIDTGTICGVKKTAFTIEGTSRDFGVIALDSYAKDPG